The DNA sequence CACCGGCGGCGGTGGGAGGGTATACTTTTTAGCACGCGACGGCGACCGGAGGCCCGCAGCCGTGCGGGGGAGCCATGGCGAAGCGGCGCGTCCACCTGACCTTCCCGGGCAAGCTGGCCGACGAGCCCCTCCTCTGGAAACTCAGCCAGACTTTCGACCTCGTATTCAATATCCGCCAGGCGGACTATGCCGAAGGGCTCGGCTGGATGATGACCGAGCTGGAGGGAACCCACGCCAACCTAGCGGCGGGGCTCCGGTGGCTGGAGGGGCAGGGGGTGCACGTGGGCCCGATCGAGCAGGACGTCGTCCACTGACCCCCTTTTCCGCTTGACAACGTCGGACGCCTCTGGTGTACTACGCGAAATTTGCTCTCTGACAATCGACTGCTTGTCCGCTTCTCATCCAGAGTGGCTGAGGGACTGGCCCTGTGAAGCCACGGCAACGGGCGGCCGCTGTGCGGGCCGCCGCCGTGCCAACTCCTGCAGCCGGGAAACCGGCTGAGAGATGAGAGGGGGAGACGCGCCTGCTGCCAGCGTGCTGAGCCCCTTCTCAACCGGATGAGAAGGGGCTTCCGTTTTTGCGGAGGAAGGATGCCCACGACGCGGGTGACGCTCACATTCCCCCAGGCGCTGGTAAGAGAACCGGTAATCTGGCGGGTGTCGAAAGAGTTCGGCCTGGTGCCGAACATCCGCAAGGCCAAGATCACGGAGGAAGCGGGGGAGGTGGTCCTGGACTTCACCGGGACCGCTGACGCTCTGGATCGAGGGATGACGTACCTCCGGACGCTCGGAATCCGGGTCACGCTCTGAGGAGGGCCTGCACGCGGGGCCCCGGGAGGAACGGATGGCGCATGTCAAGGGCCTGAAGTGCCGGGAGTGTCACCGGCCCTACCCCGCGAAGCCGCTCCACGTCTGCGAGTTCTGCTTCGGACCGCTCGAGGTGGAC is a window from the Candidatus Methylomirabilis sp. genome containing:
- a CDS encoding NIL domain-containing protein, with product MPTTRVTLTFPQALVREPVIWRVSKEFGLVPNIRKAKITEEAGEVVLDFTGTADALDRGMTYLRTLGIRVTL
- a CDS encoding NIL domain-containing protein, with product MAKRRVHLTFPGKLADEPLLWKLSQTFDLVFNIRQADYAEGLGWMMTELEGTHANLAAGLRWLEGQGVHVGPIEQDVVH